The genomic segment AGCGCGGAAAGGCTCCGGGGCCAAGCGGAGGAGAAGGATGAGCCGCTTTTTCCGCTTGTCAAGCAAATCGTTTACTATGCCCTTCCGATCTGCCTCGGTTCGATCGTCGTCCCGATTTTGAACATCGTCGATTCCTTTACCATGCCGCGCTTGCTCCATCTTCACGGCCTGAGCATGGAAGCGGCCATGGTTCAATTTGGCGTATACAATCGCGGCTTGACGCTGGTTCAGTTGGTTTCAATGATTGCCGGTTCCGTGGCTGTCGCGATCGTCCCGTCGATCGCCGAAGCGAAGGCGGTCGGCAGCCTGAGGTCGATCCGAATCCGAACGGAGCTGTCCGTCCGTTTAACCTGGCTGCTCGGTTTGGCCTCTTCCGCAGGTCTGGCGATGACCGCTTATCCGGTGAATGTGATGCTGTATAAAAATACGGAAGGCACGGCGGCGATCGCCATATTGGCGTTTACCGCCTTGTTCAGCACACTGAATATTACATCGGCGAGCATTCTTCAAGGAATGGGATCGGTCCTTATTCCCGCAGTCAATATGCTTTTGTCAACAGCGCTCAAGGCCGTTTTGAACGTCGCGCTTTTGCCCGTATGGGGCATCAACGGAACGGCGGCCGCCACCGTATTGGCTTTTGCTATGGCCGCCATCCTCAATATCATCGCGTTGACCCGCAGGACGGGCGTCCGTTTTTCCCCGGCTCATTATTTATATAAGCCGATGCTTGCGATAATCGGGATGTGCGTTTTGCTGTTCATGCTGATCCATGGTTCCGAGGCGGCGCTGCGATCAATCCCGGTATCCATGACGTTCCGCCAAGCGCAAACCATCGTTTCGCTGATTGCCGTTGGCGGAGGCGCCCTTGCTTTTTTTCTGCTGATCTTCCGTGTTGGAGTAATTGACGCCAAAGATTTGGAAAGTGTGCCGAATGCAGGCCGTAAATTGCTGCCTTTGCTGATTCGTTTTCGGCTGCTCGGCAGACCGCAGGCTGTTCAAAAGAAGTAACCATTTAAGGAGGAATAAGCGTGTCAGCATCGATAACCGTTGTCGGACTCGGTTCGGGAAATGAGGATCAAATCAGCCTGGGGATTTGGAAACGGTTGAGCCATGCGGAAACCATTTATCTGCGCACCCGCCACCACCCCGCCGTGCATTTGCTGGACGAGCATCATCTTCGTTATGAAAGCTTTGACGGGATGTATGAGCAAAGCGCTTCCTTTCCCGAGGTGTACGAGAATATCGCCCGGGAGCTTGTGCGGATGGCGGAAAAAGACGGGAAAGAAATCGTTTATGCGGTGCCGGGGCATCCGATGGTTGCCGAAAAATCCGTGCTGCTCTTGAAAGATCTATGTGCGGACCGCGGGCTTGAGCTGCATATTCACGGCGGGGAAAGCTTCCTGGATCAGGCTTTTTTGCGCTTGGGCTTTGACCCGATCGAAGGATTTCAGCTGCTGGACGGAACCTCCCTGGAACGAGCGCAGCTGCAGCCGGCGCTTCATACATTGATTGCCCAGGTCTATGACACCAATGTCGCTTCCGATGTGAAATTGACTTTGATGGAGCTTTATCCCGATGAATACCCGGTGGTTGTCGCGCATGCGCTGGGCGTGGATGGCCAGGAACAGATTCTGCGCATTCCGCTGCATGATTTGGATCGCTTGGACGGCTACGGCAATTTGTCGCTCGTTTGGATTCCCGGCACTGATGCGGAGACGGTCACCAACCGGACATTCTCGCGTCTTGAGGAAATCGTGCGGATTCTTCGCAGTCCGGGAGGGTGTCCCTGGGATCGGGAGCAGACGCATCGGAGCATACGCAAAAATCTGATCGAAGAAACCTATGAGGTGCTTGAAACGATCGATGATGACGATCCGGTGGCGATGTGCGAGGAGCTTGGGGATTTGCTGCTGCAAGTCATGCTTCATTCGCAAATGGAAGCGGAAACCGGAATATTCAGCGTATGGGATGTGGTTGAGACGCTGAATCGGAAATTGATTCGCCGCCATCCTCATGTATTTGGCGACCGGTCCGCCGACAGCGCCGAAGCGGCGGTGGAGAACTGGGAGGAGATCAAAGCCAGGGAAAAGCGGGATCGATCGGCCGAAGAATCTGGGCCAGCGCCTGCATCGGTTTTGGCCGGTGTTCCGAGAGATTTGCCGGGCTTGATGAAGGCCTTGAAAATTCAAAAGAAAGCCGCACAAGCAGGCTTCGATTGGGAGCATCCGGAGGATGTGGCGGATAAAATCATCGAGGAATTAAAGGAATTCATGGAGCTTGCCGACGACAGCGTGATGGAGCAGAGGCGGCGGGAGGAAATGGGGGACCTGCTGTTTGCCGTCGTGAATCTGGCCCGTTATTTCAAGATTGATCCGGAAGAGGCGCTGGCCCTGACGATCCGCAAATTTATCCGCCGGTTTTCCTATATCGAGGAGCAGCTAAGAATAAAAGGCAAAGATTTTGGGCAAACTGATTTATTGGAGATGGAACAATGGTGGCAGAACGCTAAGCAGAAAGAATAAAAAAGAAATCTGTCGGAAATTGTACGAAAAACAAAAAAAATTTTTAAAAAATCTTGATGACAGCAGGATTTTCCTGAAAAAGACAGAATACATATTGCGTGAACCTTTTATTTTTGCGATAAACTTGGATCTCCGCACGGAGGTTCAGGTTTCTCAGTAATCTTGCAAATGCAAGAATTTATTTATTAGGAGGTAACTAGAGAATGAACAAAACAGATTTGATCAACAGCATTGCCACAAAAAGTGGATTGACAAAAAAAGATGTTGAGACGGTGCTCAACGGCTTTTTGGGAGAAGTTACGAGTGCATTGTCCAACGGTGACAAGGTTCAGCTGATCGGGTTTGGAACTTTTGAAACCCGCAAGCGCTCCGGCCGCGTCGGCCGCAATCCGCAAACCGGCAAAACCATCACGATTCCCGAATCCAAAGTTCCCGCTTTCAAAGCAGGCAACAAACTTAAAGAAGCCGTAAAATAATGCGATTGGACAAATTCCTCAAGGTTTCCCGGATCATTAAGCGGCGCACAGTCGCCAAAGACGTCTCCGAGCAAGGGAGGGTGTGGATTAACGGAAGGGAAGCCAAGCCGAGCAGTACGGTAAAAATCGGTGATGAACTGGCCATTCAATTCGGACAAAAGACGTTGACCGTACGGATTGAACGACTTGGGGAATCGATGCGCAAGGAAGATGCAGGCAGCATGTACACTCTGCTGAAGGAAGAGATCCATTCGTAAAAAACTCAAATTTAGAGACCCTCAGAAGGGTCTCTTCTTCATTGAGGCGAAACTTTTAGTTCTAATTGGGACGACTCCTCCATAATCTAGAGGTAAAAAGGAGGGGCATGGCCTATGATGGAACAGGGGAAGACCAAAAGACAGGAAATCAAGATGTTGAATCGGAAAATCATGGAGATATCCGGCGTTTTGAACGTTGAGAGCTTTGACAGCGAGGAGTTCCTGCTCGAAACGGAATGCGGATTTTTGAGCATTAAGGGCAGCAACCTGCATATCAAAAACCTCAATCTCGAACAAGGCCTTGTGGCGATCGAAGGCTTGGTGAACGGAATGGAGTATCTGGACGCAAGCTCCCCGGAGAAATCCAAGGGATTTTTGGGTAAATTGTTCAAGTGAGCTTAAACGTCCAGTTCATTACACTATACATGATGTTCGCCAGCGGCTTTGTGCTCGGCGCTTTGTTCGATCTCTACAGGGTGCTTTCGGCGAAGCTTAGCTTTCCTCGCTGGTTGATTCCGATTCTGGACATCATCTATTGGATTGCCGCCATCTTGATTGTGTTTCGGGCGCTGTACATCTCCACTCAGGGCCAGCTGCGATTCAGTGTGTTTTTGGGATTGATCGCGGGCGTAAGCCTCTATTTTTTGTTGTTAAGCCGCTGGACGATTCGTATTATTGTGCTGGCGATTGCCCTGATCCAAAAAATCGTCCGGTTCATTATCGGATTGTTTCACTGGACCGTGATTAAACCTTTGATTCTCCTGTACCGCTTGGTCATCGTCATTTTTGGATTTTTGTCCGCAATAGCTATTTTCATTTTTAAAATTATGATACAATTGCTTTATCCCATATGGAAATTATTCGCATTTCCCCTTCGCCCTCTCAAACCGTATTTTCATTGGGTAGACGGGATGATCCGATTTGTCAAAAGGATAATCCGGCGATTTTTTAATAAATAAGGCATCGCGATGAAATAACTCATCGCGAGCCCTAACTGAATCATCACGGCAGTTCCGACGCAGAGAGCCGATGGCGATGCTGATCCCGGGGAGGATGTTTGGCGATAATGAACGAAGCATATATGCATAGTGAACCGAACCAATCTAATAAAGGCAAGCGAAGAAGGCTTCGTCTGTTGACGTTCATTTTGATGAGCTTTATGTGTTGGACAGCCATTACTTTGTGGAATCAACAGGGGGACCTGAACGCCAAGTACACTCGGTTATCCTCGATACAGACGCAATTGGAGGAATCGAAAAAAATCAACGAGCAGTTAAAAATGGAAATCACACGTTTGAACGACAATGAATATATTGAACAAAGAGTAAGGAAGGATTATAGAATGACCCGGCCGGGGGAAACGCTTTTCATCACTCCGATGAACGGCGAGTAGGGAAAAGTCCCATATTGACCTTGTTTTGGCCATCAGTTATAATCTGCATAGCAGACGTCTCAGCTTTTTTCATGGCACCGGCGGGATCCTGCATTATTCCAAGGGAGGAACATTTCGTTTTATGTCAATTCAAGTGGGCACCAAGTTGGAAGGCAAGGTGACAGGGATTACTCATTTCGGAGCGTTTGTCGAACTTCCCGGAGGAGTCACCGGCCTTGTTCACATTTCGGAAATCGCGGATAACTATGTAAAGGACGTCAAGGATCATCTCAAGATCGACGACGTCGTTACCGTCAAAGTCATCAATGTGGACAAGGATGGGAAAATCGGTTTGTCCATTAAACAGGCGGTGGATAAACCCAAGACGGAAAAGCCCGCCCGTCCGGAAAGACAAGGAAGTTTTGGAAGCAGGCCTGAAAGACAGGGAGGATTTGGCGGACGGCCTGAATCCAACGGCAGCCGAGGTAGTCATCACCGTTCAGGAGACAGGAATCAGGATTGGGGACACCGTTCACCCGGAAGATCTCCTTCGTTCGAAGAGAAAATGGTACGTTTTCTCAGGGATAGTGAAGAGCGCATATCGTCTCTCAAGAAAAATACCGATTCCAAACGGGGAGGGAGAGGCGCGAAACGCGTTTAACCATAAATTCGAATTTTTCACCGCATAAGAATTTATAAGTTTCCGAGCTTTTTGGAAAGGCAAATTCTTATCGGCATGAAAAACTTCCTTGAAACGCGGTCCGGCTGCTTAGAGTGACTTCGATAGAAGTTTTTCTTATATACATGAACCGAACCTCGGACTGCACGGCGCATGATTGCCCCGCTGCAGTTCTTTTCATGCTGGCAACGAGTCCGGTCTGCAAGCGTTTCAACTGAGGATTCTTGACAATATCCGGAGGCATATTATATACTCATGTTTGTTGTGGCGGTGTAGCTCAGTTGGCTAGAGCGTACGGTTCATACCCGTGAGGTCGGGGGTTCGAGGCCCTTCGCCGCTATATTTTACAATGAAGGGGCTGTCCCGTAAGTGGAAAAATCTACTGGGGGTCAGCCCTATTTATGTAATTAAAGATAGTTGCACCATGGTATAATTAGACAGACATATGGGATCGTTCCTTTCTTGGTATTTGTTGGGTGACACTTACATTTTACCGAGTTTGGACGATCTCTTCTTTATTTTTATACGAAAAAGGGGATTCCCCTCGTATTCAGGGCTGCTGAAAAACGCCAGCGGGCTTGGCAGAGGTAAATCTGTTTCGGTACGATAGTTTTTCAGCAGCCCCCTACTTACGGGACATCTCTTTTTTTTGCCGTCAGCCCGCAGCATTCGCGGGAATTTGCGTAAAGTCTTTGGAATCATGATAATTCCGCATGAAAAACCTGATTTTTTGTCGCAAATTTCTTGGAATCTTCCAACCTATTCTGACAAACTTTATCTTTGATAGATTTTATAATAGAGAGCACACGAAAAAAGAGAATGAGCGTCCTTGAGGAAGTGAATTTTCAAGATGGACGTCCCATGCCATTTCCATGGCACCAGCGGGTGATGAAAATGGCGCGCGATGCATCCTTGAAGAATTCACAATGAATTGATTTTTGCGGAAGCGAATTTTCAAGATAGGTGGTGCCTCTTTCATGCAGACAAAGAATTCAACGGTTAGGTCCCCTTCTGCCGTGCGCAATGCATTAAGCAGATTCCGCCGTTTCCGGGGCGGGGGGCTGATGGAATACCCATATGTACAAGCCCTGGCAGATCATAAATGGTCGATTGCGCTGGTGGCCATGGCTTTTTTGCTGGGGAGAGCGATGATCCTGGAGCAGCTGTCCCCTTTTGCACTGGCCTACTTTGCCGTCATATATTATCTGCGGAGAGAGCTGCTGCTGTGGACAAGCTTTAGCCTATTGGCCGGCAACCTGCTGGCTGTTCAGCCGCAAATCGGGCATATTGCCGTTCAATTGGGCGTGTTTTACCTCATTCAGCAAGCGCTGGGCAGGTATGACCGAACGGAGCTGTCCCACGCCCCGATGATTGTTTTTATTTCCTCGTTTTCGGTCAGGTTGTTTTCTTATATGGTTAACGGGAACCTCACCTGGTTTTCGTTAATGATGACTTCGATTGAATCGGTGCTAGGCTTTGTCCTCACGTTGATTTTTATTCAGGCGCTTCCGGTATTCACGTTGAAGAAGAAAAATACGCAGCTCAGAAATGAAGAGATTATCTGTTTGATTATCCTGCTGGGGTCGGTTATGACGGGAACGGTGGGATGGTTGATCGGGCCGGTTTCAGTGGAGCATGTTCTGTCCAGGTATTTGATTCTGCTCTTTGCATTGGTGGGCGGCGCGCCGTTAGGCGCTTCCGTCGGGGTTGTGACCGGGCTGATTTTGAGTCTGGCGGACATCCATGCCGTGCAGCAAATGAGCTTGCTGGCGTTTGCCGGGCTGTTGGCGGGTCTTTTGAAGGAAGGTAAGAAAGCGGCGGTATCGATAGGATTAATGTTGGGGGCATCGATTCTTTCCGTATATATCGGCAGTCAGGATGAGGTGCTCGTTTCCACATTGGAATCGGGCACGGCAGTTTTGCTGCTGTTTTTGACGCCGAAAAGCCTGATCTCGCTGATCGCCAAATTTGTGCCGGGAACACAGGAGAATTTAAAGTCCCAATACGAATACGCCAAAAAGGTCCGGGAGATCACCGCGGGCAGGGTGGAGCAATTTTCGGAAGTATTCCGGCAGCTGGCCGGCAGCTTCAAGCATTTCGGAATTGATGGTCAGGAAGTGCGAAAGGATGAAGAAATGGGCCATTTCATGAATTCGATCGCGGACCGTTCCTGTACCTCCTGTTGGAAAAGGGAGAAATGCTGGGAAACGAATTTCTTCCAAACCTATAAATTCATGACCGACATGATGACCTCGATTGAGGAAAATCCGGGATTTTCCAAGGAGGATATTCCTGTTTCCTGGACAAGAATTTGCGTAAAAAGCGAAGCGGTCATGGACATCATGAAGCAGCAATACGACCTGTACAAGCATGACCGGCACTGGAGAAAACAAATTAACGACAGCCGCCACTTGGTTGCGGAGCAGCTGTCCGGTGTGTCCCAGGTGATGCAGGATCTGGCCATGGAGATCAAACGGGAGGGCCAGGAAATGCACATCCAGGAAGAGCAGATTCGTTTGGCGCTGGAAAAGCTCGGCCTGTCGATTCATACAATTGATATCGTCAGCCTTGAAGAAGGAAATGTGGAAATTGAAATTGTTCACCAGTATACCAAAGGATTCGATGAGTGCCGGAAAATCATCGCCCCGCTTTTATCCGATATAATGGGGGAAAACATCGTCGTCAAAAGCGAGCAATATTCGGACCGTAAAGACGGGTGTTATAGGGTAGTGTTCGGATCGGCCAAGGAGTTCGATGTGGAAACCGGCATTGCGGCAGCTGCCAAAGGAGGAGCGCTGCTTTCCGGTGACAGCTACAGTGCGGCGGAGCTCGGAAACGGCAAGTTTGCAGTCGCCTTGAGCGACGGCATGGGCAACGGCGAACGCGCCAAGATGGAAAGCAGCGCCGCGTTGGCGATTCTTCGGCAGCTGCTGCAGACCGGCATGGAGGAAAAATTGGCGATCAAATCCGTCAATTCCGTGTTGGCGCTGCGTTCTTCGGACGAAGTGTTCGCGACGATCGATATGGCGCTGGTCGATCTGTATTCCGCAAAGACGACGTTTCTGAAAATCGGCTCCTCCCCCAGCTTCATCAAACGCGGAGGGGAGGTGATTCCTGTATCGGCCAACAATTTGCCCGTGGGGATTCTGCAGGATATAGACATTGATCTGGTGTCCGTACAGTTGAAGCCGGGAGATATCCTGTTTATGCTGACCGACGGCATTTACGACGCTCCCGGACCCGCAGTGAACAAGGAGCTGTGGATGAAGCGGATGATTCAGGAAATTGAAGCGGAAACCCCCCAGGAAATCGCCGATTGCTTACTGGAAAAAGTCGTTCGCTACCATCACGGGGATATTTACGATGACATGACAGTGGTCGTAGCCAAAATCGAGAAATTTCGTCCGGAATGGTCAACGATCCGTTGGCCGGGAGTTTCCCGCATCGAACGGCCCAAGACGGTGAGTTGACGGAAGTTTTAGATAGCATTCATTTGGCTGAAGCGGAGTATGGGAAGATGCCGGATAAGCGACTTTGGCTTTGAGTTTCAACTACTGTGAAATTTCATGACAGAAACTCAAAACAACGGAGCTTGGAGGCACTTCCCATACGCAGCTGATAGCAGCGATGAATGCAAACGGAATAAATATTCAGCATTTTCGGTCCGTTCGACGGACAGTTCGCCTGCGCCTGATTAGACGGCCTCCCGTGTGGAAAGACTGGATAACAGCAAGATTCGTAGATTTCAAGATTCCAGTGTTCCAACAAGGAGGTCGTTAATGTTGATGAGACAAATCATACTGGTCACCGACGGCTGTTCCAATGTCGGCATCAGTCCGGTGGTTGCGGCGGCTCATGCGCTGGCCGAAAATATTGTGGTAAATGTGGTCGGAGTCGTGGACGAAGGGGAGATCGGCGACAGGGGCAAAGAGGAAATTGAGGAAATCGCCAGAGCCGGAGGCGGGTTGAGCAGAGTGGTGCCGATCGTCCATCTTTCGAGGACTATTCAGATGATGACGCGCAAAACGGTTGTTCATACGGTGCAGCAGGCGGTGCAGAAAGAACTGCGGCAAATGTTTGGAAATGCCCCGATTACGGCGCTTCCCCCCGACGATCGGGAGAAAGTGGTCCAACTGATCGATGATATGGCGGAGACCTCATCGCTTCAGGTGGCTTTGTTGGTTGATGCGAGCGCCAGCATGAAACCGAAGATGAAAGCTGTGGAGGATGCCATTCGCGATTTGATGATCAGCCTGCAGGCCCGCGCGGGAAAAAGCGAAATCAGCGTCTTTCATTTTCCGAAATTTGGCGGAGAAGACGGGGACATCGTCATGGATCTTCATTGGACGCGGGATCTTGCAAAAATCGGCAACTTATTTTATAAATTAAACATGAAGGGGACCACACCGACGGGCCCCGCATTGATGCAACTGGTTCGCTTTATCGTGGGTGGAATAAAGGCTCCGGAGGGTTGGACAGACTCCGATCCGGCCAAAGGCGGTATGCTGGGTGACTATATCATATGAATCGGCATTTGCCGCAGGGGCAATCATTACAGGCAAATGGCACGGGAGGAACTACAGGATCCTGCGAATATTGGGGGAGGGCGCCAATGGAAAAGTGTTTCTGGCGTCAGCCGGAGCGGGGAAAAATCTGTGCGCCGTAAAGATCGGGTACGATCCGTTGGATTTGCAGTCGGAAATCAACGTGCTGAAATCCTTGAGCCGATCGGACAGGCGCAATGATTTTTTTCTGGATGCGGATGATTTTGCATACAAGGGCCAAACGTATCCTTTTTATGTGATGAAATTCATTCAGGGGATCCGCTTTGACGAGTTTCTTCAAACCTATGGCCAAGATTGGCTGTACATAACGGCTTATAGACTTTTGTCGAAATTGAATCGTCTGCACCGGCAAGGATGGATCTTCGGAGATCTGAAGAATGAAAACGTGCTGGTGGCAGGCTACGGACATATCGAATTGATCGACTACGGAGGAGTCACGCAGACCGGGCGTTCCATCAAGCAGTTCACGGAATTTTACGACCGCGGCTTTTGGAACGCGGGATTGCGAACGGCTGAAGAAGGATATGATCTGTTTTCATTCGCTCTGCTGATACTCCAACTGGCTGACGATCGGAAGCAATTGGAGCGCCTTCGGGCTCAGCTGCCCCAGAACCGGAGCGCGGAGGACTTGCTGGAGGTTGCCCGATCATCCCCTGCTTGTGCGCCGGTGTTTCCATTCCTTGCCAAAGCGCTTCAAGGACGTTATGTCTCGTCGGATGAAGCTCTGGAGGAATGGCGGGAACTCACGCTGAAGGCCGGGGCAAAGTGTGCGCTGAGGCCAAGGATGCCCTGGTTGAAGGGATTTTTTATCGCTTCGCTCATCTTATTTATTTCGACACTGGTGTTTTTGCTGCAGCAGGGTTGATTGCGGAAGGAAGAACTATGATGGATTTGCCGCGTAAGGTGGAGAAAATCATCGGAGAGGAACGGCTGTTGAGTCCCGGTGATACGGTTGTTGTGGCTGTTTCAGGCGGCCCCGATTCCGTGGCTCTATTGCATGTGCTTTACCGTTTGTCGCCGTCCTGGCGCTGGAGATTGGTGGTTGCTCATGTAAATCACCAGTTTCGGATTGAAGAATCGGCAAAGGAAGCGTGGCTGGTTGAACGGCTTGCGGCGGAATGGGGACTTAGCTTTGAGCTGTCCGTCATTGACGTGCCCAAATATAGGGAAGAAAGCGGGATGAATGCCCAAGCGGCGGCCAGAGAGAAGAGATACGCTTTTTTATCGGAGACGGCCGAAAAATACGATGCCGGTAAAATTGCGCTGGGCCATCATGCGGATGATCAGGCGGAAACTGTCATGATGCGGATTTTGCGGGGAACGGGACCTTCAGGTCTGGCCGGCATCCCCCTTCGCCGAAACGAAAAAAATACGGAACTTGTCCGGCCTTTGCTGCGTATATATAAGTCGGAGCTTTTGGAGTACTGCGCGCAAGAGGGCCTGCCGACAGTGACAGACAGCAGCAATGAGCTTCGTAAATATTTCAGAAATCGGATAAGGCTTGACGTTCTTCCTTTTTTGGCAAAATACAACGAGCAGCTTCCGCAGTCTCTGAACCGTTTGGCGGAGCAAATGCGGGCAGAAGACGATTTTATGGAGCAGGAAACGCACAGGCTGGCGGAGACTCTATTAGAGAGGGAACGGGGGGAACTGCGCTTTTCCAGAAAATCCCTTCAGGGAGTCCCGCTCGCTTTACAAAGAAGATTGATTAAACTAATATTAAGTTATCTTGCTTCACATCTGGAATACGTTGATTTTGTTATGATTGAATCGATTCGCACGGCCGTTCTGCGGGAAGGCGCATCCACGTTTACCCTTGATCTCGGAAGGGAAGTGCGGCTGATCAGGGAATATGACCGGATTCGTCTGCTGAATGCAGACCCGCATTCGCATGCCACAGGCTCTTTTCATTATCCGCTTCAAGAGCTGCCGGTGTCTCTGGAGATTCCGGAGGCCGGGATGCGGATCCGGTGTGAAGTGTTCGATCTGCGAACGGAGCAGCTGCCGTCCGATTATCCGGGGGACGGCAAGCTTGCAGCGTTTTTCGACTTGGGTAAGCTTGATCTTCCCTTGGCATTCAGAAATCGCCTTCCCGGTGACCGCTTTCGGCCGATGGGGGTTGACGGCAGCAAGAAAGTCAAGGATTTGTTCATCGATCATAAAATCAGTTATTACGTTCGCGACCGAATTCCGCTTTTGGTAGACGGACAACAGCGGATTCTTTGGATTCCGGGTTTGCGCAGGTCGGCTCTGGCGCCGATTGACGCCAGCACTTCGCATGTCCTTCAAATCAGGATAATCAAGGGGAATTTGCTCCCTTTTGAATGAAAAATTCCCGATTTCATACTATATAGTAGGAGGGTCATTTTGCTGCAAAACGACATTCAGGAGATTTTGTACAGCGAAGAACAGATACAGGCAGAGATCGACCGTCTCGGGCGGCAGATCACCGCAGACTTCAGGGATCGCAATCCGCTGGTCATCTGCGTATTGAAAGGTGCTTTTATTTTTATGGCCGATCTTGTGAAGCGGCTGGAAATGCCTTTGGAGATTGACTTTATGGCAACCTCAAGCTATGGGCAGTCGAACAAATCCTCGGGCGAGGTGAAGATCATCAAAGATCTTGACACGCCTGTGGAAGGCCGGCATGTATTAATTGTCGAGGACATTATTGACAGCGGTTTAACCTTGAGTTATTTGATTGATGTGCTGGAACGCCGAAATGCGCTTTCGGTCTCCATAGCAACTCTATTTGACAAACCCGCACGCAGAACGGTTGAATTGGAGGCTGATTACAAGGGCTTTGTTCTGCCCGA from the Ferviditalea candida genome contains:
- a CDS encoding vWA domain-containing protein — its product is MRQIILVTDGCSNVGISPVVAAAHALAENIVVNVVGVVDEGEIGDRGKEEIEEIARAGGGLSRVVPIVHLSRTIQMMTRKTVVHTVQQAVQKELRQMFGNAPITALPPDDREKVVQLIDDMAETSSLQVALLVDASASMKPKMKAVEDAIRDLMISLQARAGKSEISVFHFPKFGGEDGDIVMDLHWTRDLAKIGNLFYKLNMKGTTPTGPALMQLVRFIVGGIKAPEGWTDSDPAKGGMLGDYII
- a CDS encoding protein kinase domain-containing protein, with the translated sequence MTISYESAFAAGAIITGKWHGRNYRILRILGEGANGKVFLASAGAGKNLCAVKIGYDPLDLQSEINVLKSLSRSDRRNDFFLDADDFAYKGQTYPFYVMKFIQGIRFDEFLQTYGQDWLYITAYRLLSKLNRLHRQGWIFGDLKNENVLVAGYGHIELIDYGGVTQTGRSIKQFTEFYDRGFWNAGLRTAEEGYDLFSFALLILQLADDRKQLERLRAQLPQNRSAEDLLEVARSSPACAPVFPFLAKALQGRYVSSDEALEEWRELTLKAGAKCALRPRMPWLKGFFIASLILFISTLVFLLQQG
- the tilS gene encoding tRNA lysidine(34) synthetase TilS, whose product is MMDLPRKVEKIIGEERLLSPGDTVVVAVSGGPDSVALLHVLYRLSPSWRWRLVVAHVNHQFRIEESAKEAWLVERLAAEWGLSFELSVIDVPKYREESGMNAQAAAREKRYAFLSETAEKYDAGKIALGHHADDQAETVMMRILRGTGPSGLAGIPLRRNEKNTELVRPLLRIYKSELLEYCAQEGLPTVTDSSNELRKYFRNRIRLDVLPFLAKYNEQLPQSLNRLAEQMRAEDDFMEQETHRLAETLLERERGELRFSRKSLQGVPLALQRRLIKLILSYLASHLEYVDFVMIESIRTAVLREGASTFTLDLGREVRLIREYDRIRLLNADPHSHATGSFHYPLQELPVSLEIPEAGMRIRCEVFDLRTEQLPSDYPGDGKLAAFFDLGKLDLPLAFRNRLPGDRFRPMGVDGSKKVKDLFIDHKISYYVRDRIPLLVDGQQRILWIPGLRRSALAPIDASTSHVLQIRIIKGNLLPFE
- the hpt gene encoding hypoxanthine phosphoribosyltransferase, translated to MQNDIQEILYSEEQIQAEIDRLGRQITADFRDRNPLVICVLKGAFIFMADLVKRLEMPLEIDFMATSSYGQSNKSSGEVKIIKDLDTPVEGRHVLIVEDIIDSGLTLSYLIDVLERRNALSVSIATLFDKPARRTVELEADYKGFVLPDFFVVGYGLDYAEKYRNLPYICTLKPEVYTR